ACATCATGGTCACGGGCGCGAGCGGATTGATCGGCGCGGCACTCGTGCCGTTTTTGACCGGCGGTGGTCATCAGGTCACACGCGCCGTTCGTTCGCAGCCGAAAACAGATGAAGTTCACTGGAACCCTGATGTAGGTGTCATCGAGAGCGCCAAACTGGAAGATCTAGATGCCGTCGTGCATCTGGCCGGAGAGAATATCGCCGACGGGCGCTGGACGCCGGAAAAGAAAGCGCGGATACGCGACAGCCGCGTGAACGGGACACGGCTGGTCTCGCAAACGCTCGCCGCGTTGGAGCGGAAACCGCGCGTGCTGGTGTGCGCCTCAGCCATTGGATTTTATGGCGACCGAGGCGCGGACGTGCTCACCGAAGCGAGTCCCGCCGGTTCAGGATTTCTGGCCGACGTCTGCAAGGAATGGGAAGCCGCGACCGAACCGGCAGCGCAAGCTGGCATTCGCGTCGTCAACGCGCGAATTGGTATTGTGTTCACGCCCCGTGGCGGCGCACTGCAAAAGATGCTGCTGCCGTTTAAGCTCGGACTGGGCGGCGTCATCGGTCACGGTCGGCAGTACTGGAGCTGGATTTCGATTGACGACGTGATTGGAGCGATTCATCACTTGATAACCAATGAGCAGTTGAGTGGCCCGGTCAATCTGGTCGCGCCACGCGCCGTGACGAATGCTGAATTCACGAAGACACTGGGGCGCGTGTTGAGTCGTCCGACGATCTTTCCCATGCCAGCATTTGCTGCCCAACTGGCCTTTGGCGAGATGGCCGATGCGCTGCTGCTGGCCAGCGCGCGGGTTGAACCAGCTCGCTTGTTGGAGAGCGGCTATCAGTTTCGGCATCCAGATTTGGAAGGCGCATTGCGGCACTTACTCGGCGCGTAATCGAGCTGAACATCATCAGAGGATATGACGATTGATAAGAATTTGCTTGATACGATAGATCACGTCGCCATCTGCGTCGTGGATGTGAAGGCGGCGGTTGAGTGGTATACCCGAACATTCAAGTGTGAGGTGTGCTATCAGGATGACACGTGGGCGATGCTGCAGTTCAACAACGTCAAACTGGCCTTCGTCATCGCCGAGCAACATCCGCCGCACATCGCCCTGTTCAGTCCTGATGCCGAAGCGTTCGGCAAGCTGAAGACCCACCGAGATGGCACACGCTCAGTCTACATCCAAGACCCATCTGGCAATGCTGTGGAGATTCTGGCGACGGATTGAGATCATGAAAACCAGGCCCCGGAAAAAGCACTCATTGCCAACGAAAGTGTGCGTCGTCTGCGGGCGGTCATTCGCTTGGCGGCGAAAATGGGCGCATGAGTGGCATCGCGTGCGTTATTGCAGTCGCCGCTGCCGCGCCAGATCGTCCGGTGTTGCTAAGAATCCGTCATTGATGATGAAGCATGTGGATTGCCGATGATAACCCTTGCGCAGATACAACCTGAGCAACTTGACCGAGACCGCCCGGCGCGACTGAAGTGGTATCACTGGGTCGGGCTGGCGCTCGTGGCGACATGCTGGCCACTGAATTGGATGTTGACCGGATTGCGCACGCATGTGCTCTTTT
This portion of the Blastocatellia bacterium genome encodes:
- a CDS encoding VOC family protein is translated as MTIDKNLLDTIDHVAICVVDVKAAVEWYTRTFKCEVCYQDDTWAMLQFNNVKLAFVIAEQHPPHIALFSPDAEAFGKLKTHRDGTRSVYIQDPSGNAVEILATD
- a CDS encoding DUF2256 domain-containing protein codes for the protein MKTRPRKKHSLPTKVCVVCGRSFAWRRKWAHEWHRVRYCSRRCRARSSGVAKNPSLMMKHVDCR
- a CDS encoding TIGR01777 family oxidoreductase, whose translation is MPTFRYRTRIEAPAKTVFDWHAQPGALERLTPPWQTVEIVERTGGIQSGARVVLLLHLGPLRQRWVAEHRDYIEGCQFRDVQIEGPFARWEHTHRIEPDGPTACYLEDHIEYALPLAPISNCVAGEFVRGELERLFRYRHYVTAHDIAVHAHSQGGSPMHIMVTGASGLIGAALVPFLTGGGHQVTRAVRSQPKTDEVHWNPDVGVIESAKLEDLDAVVHLAGENIADGRWTPEKKARIRDSRVNGTRLVSQTLAALERKPRVLVCASAIGFYGDRGADVLTEASPAGSGFLADVCKEWEAATEPAAQAGIRVVNARIGIVFTPRGGALQKMLLPFKLGLGGVIGHGRQYWSWISIDDVIGAIHHLITNEQLSGPVNLVAPRAVTNAEFTKTLGRVLSRPTIFPMPAFAAQLAFGEMADALLLASARVEPARLLESGYQFRHPDLEGALRHLLGA